In Agrococcus jenensis, the genomic window ACGATGACGCTCACCGCACCCGACGCATCCGCCACGGGCGACCTCGACGAGGCCGAGCTGCAGGCCCGCTTCGATGCGCTCATCGAGGCCGACCAGCGCATCGAGCCGCGCGACTGGATGCCCGACGCGTACCGCAAGACGCTCATCCGCCAGATCTCCCAGCACGCCCACTCCGAGATCATCGGCATGCAGCCCGAGGGCAACTGGATCTCGCGCGCCCCGAGCCTGAAGCGCAAGGCGATCCTCATGGCCAAGGTGCAGGACGAGGCCGGCCACGGGCTCTACCTCTACTCCGCCGCGCAGACGCTCGGCATCAGCCGCGACGAGATGACCGAGCAGCTCATCGAGTCACGCGCGCGCTACTCCTCGATCTTCAACTACCCGACGCCGACGTGGGCCGACATGGGCGCGATCGGCTGGCTCGTCGACGGCGCCGCGATCTGCAACCAGGTGCCGCTGTGCCGCGCCTCGTACGGCCCCTACGGCCGCGCGATGGTGCGCATCTGCAAGGAGGAGTCGTTCCACCAGCGCCAGGGCTTCGAGATCCTGCTCGAGCTGAGCCAGGGCACCGAGGCGCAGCACCGGATGGCGCAGGAGGCCGTGGACCGCTGGTACTGGCCGTCGCTCATGATGTTCGGCCCGCCGGACGACGAGTCGCCGAACTCGGCGCAGTCGATGGCGTGGAAGATCAAGCGCTTCTCGAACGACGAGCTGCGCCAGCGCTTCGTCAGCATGCTCGTGCCGCAGGCCGAGGTGCTGGGGCTCACGCTCCCCGACCCGAACCTCCGCTGGAACGAGGAGCGCGGCGAGTGGGACATGTCGGAGATCGACTGGACCGAGTTCAACGAGGTGCTCGCCGGCCGGGGGCCCGCGAACGCCCAGCGCATCCAGCACCGCCGCGACGCGCATGAGGACGGCGCGTGGGTGCGCGAGGCAGCCGCCGCCTACGCCGAGAAGCAGGCCGCGCGCGCCCGCCAGGCCGCCTGACCCACACCGACACGACCGTCGAGCTTCCCCGAACTCCGGGTTTCGGCGCAGGAGACCCGGACTTCAGGGAAGTTCGACGGAGCAGGACGAGGAGACGAAGATGTCGACACCCGGAGACGTTGCCGGCGAGGGCTGGCCGCTGTACGAGGTGTTCGTGCGCGCCAACCGCGGCCTGAGCCACGTGCACGTCGGGTCGCTCCACGCGCCCGACGACGACATGGCGCTGCGCAACGCGCGCGACCTCTACACGCGCCGCAACGAGGGCGTCTCGGTGTGGGTCGTGCGCTCGAGCGCGATCACGACGAGCGACCCCGACCAGAAGGGCGCCTTCTTCGAGAGCCCCGCGGGCAAGAACTACCGCCACGCCAAGTACTACGAGAAGAGCGCGGAGGTCCCCCACCTGTGACTCCCCAGCCCCCGGCCCGCGACGCCGCATCCGTCGCCGCCGCCCACCAGGCCGACGCCGACGCCGTGCACGGCGACGTCTCGGTCGACGAGCTCGAGCTGCAGTCCGAGCTGTCCGGCGCGGATGCGTCGGCGACGGCGACGCCCGACGTCGCGGCGTACGCGCTCCGGCTCGGCGACGACGCGCTCATCCTCTCCCAGCGGCTCGGCTGGTGGATCTCGCGCGCCCCGGAGCTCGAGGAGGACATGGCGCTCGGCAACATCGCGCTCGACCTGCTCGGGCACGCGCGCTCGCTGCTGCACTACGCCGGCACCGCATCCGGCAAGACCGAGGACGACCTCGCCTACTGGCGCGACGAGCACGAGTTCCGCTGCGCGTGGCTCTTCCAGCAGCCGAACGGCGACTTCGCGCACACGATCGCTCGCGGCCTGATCGCGGCGATCTGGATGCAGGAGCTCTACACGGCGCTGTCGCGGTCGACGGATGCGTCGCTCGCCGCGATCGCGGCGAAGTCGGTGAAGGAGGTCGCGTACCACCGCGACCACGCCGTGCAGTGGACGCTCCGGCTCGCGGGCGGCACCGAGGAGTCGCGCCGCCGCCTGCTCGTCGCGCTCACGGACACCTGGCCGTACACCGACGAGCTCTTCCGCGACGACGATCTGCACGACCGCCTCGGCGACATCGCGCCGCGGCCGTCGAGCCTGCGCGCCGGCTTCGACGAGATCTGGACCGCTGTCCTCGCAGAGGCGGAGATCTCCGAGGCCGACTTCACGAACTCGAAGATCGGCCAGTCGTCGGGCGGCGGCCGCCACGGCCACCACTCCACGCACCTCGGCCCGCTGCTCGCCGAGATGCAGGTGCTCGCGCGCCGCCACCCCGGAGCATCGTGGTGAGCGCCGCGCCGGTCGTGGATGGTCTCGACTCGCGCGCCTCCGGCGGGCGGCTCGACCAGCGTGCCCGGGAGGCGTGGCGCATCGCCGCGGCCGTCACCGACCCCGAGGTGCCGGTGCTCACGATCGAGGACCTCGGCGTGCTCCGCGACGTGCGCATGGAGGGGCAGACCACCGTCGTCACCCTCACGCCCACTTACTCCGGCTGCCCGGCGATCGACCAGATGCGCGACGACGTGCTGCTCGCGCTCACCGTCGAGGGCTTCCGCGACGTGCGCGTCGACTTCACCCTCTCCCCCGCCTGGACGACCGACTGGATGAGCGACGCGGGCAAGGCGAAGCTCGAGGCGTACGGCATCGCGCCGCCCACGCACCGCGCGGGCGAGCGGCAGGGCCCGATCCCGCTCTCGCTCGGGGTGAAGTGCCCGCGCTGCGGGTCGCTGCGCACGCGCGAGGTCTCGCGCTTCGGCTCCACCGCCTGCAAGTCGCACTTCGAGTGCCTCGCGTGCCTCGAGCCGTTCGACCACTTCAAGGTGCACTGAGCGTGGCCGCCATCAACCTGGGCTCGAGCACGTCGCGCAAGCGCGCCCGCTTCCACGAGCTCGAGGTCGCCGCCGTGCGACCGCTCACCGAGAGCGCCGTCGAGGTCACGTTCGCCGTGCCCGAGGCGCTGCACGACGACTTCGGCTACGTCGCCGGCCAGCACCTGGCGCTCCGCGCGACGATCGACGGCCACGAGGTGCGCCGCTCCTACTCGATCTGCCGCCCGCCGACCCCCGGCTCGATCTCGGTCGCGATCAAGCGCGACCTCGGCGGCCGCTTCTCGACCTGGGCGAACGCAGAGCTGCAGCCCGGCGCGCGCATCGACGTGATGGTGCCGCAGGGCACGTTCACCTCGGCGCTCGACGAGGTCGACGGCGCGCACGTCGTGGGCATCGCGGCCGGCAGCGGCATCACGCCGATGATGGCGCTCGCGCACGAGGTGCTCTCGCGCTCCGCGACGTCGACCTTCTCGCTGCTGTTCTCGAACCGGTCGACCCTCGACGTCATGTTCATCGAGGAGCTCGCCGACCTCAAGGACCGCTACCCCTCGCGGCTCGCGCTGCACCACGTGCTCTCGCGCGAGCAGCGTGCCGCCCCGCTCATGTCGGGCCGCATCGACGAGGAGCGGCTCGAGCGCATCCTGACCGACCTCATCCGCCCCGACACCGTCGACGAGTGGTTCCTCTGCGGGCCGTTCGAGCTCGTGCAGCTGTGCCGCGACGTGCTCGCCGCGAAGGGCGTCGACCCGTCGCACGTCCGCTTCGAGCTGTTCACGACGGGCAAGCCGGATGCGGCGGGAGGCGACCGCGGACGTCCCGTGCAGGTCGATGCCGGCGAGGACACCTGGACGCTCGACTTCACGCTCGACGGGCAGTCGACGCAGGTCGAGTCGCCGCTGTCGGCGCGCGAGTCGATCCTCAACGCCGCGCTGCGCGTGCGACCTGACGTGCCGTTCGCGTGCGCGGGCGGCGTGTGCGGCACGTGCCGCGCGAAGGTCGTCTCGGGCAGCGTCACGATGACCGAGAACTACGCGCTCGAGCCCGACGAGATCGCGCGCGGCTACGTGCTCACCTGCCAGTCGCATCCGAAGTCCGACACGGCCAAAGTCGTCGTCGACTACGACGTGTAGCGGCATGGCCCAGGAGATCGATGCGCCCGCCGGCGTGCCCGGCGTCGACATCCCGGACCGCCGCGGCCGCACGGGCCTCGACCGCGCCGGCCGCGACCTCGACCGCAACCCGCGCGTCGTCGTCACGGACGTGCGCCTGCTGACCTCGAACTGGTTCGTCACGCGGGCGACGACGCTCGAGCTGCAGCACTCGGACGGCAGCTGGTCGACGCAGGAGCGCGAGACCTACGACCGCGGCGACGGCGCCTGCATCCTGCTCTACGACGAGGGCGCGCGGACCGTGCTGCTCACGCGCCAGTTCCGCTACCCCGCCTACGTGAACGAGCACCCCGACGGCATGCTCATCGAGGCCGCCGCGGGGCTCCTCGACGCCGACGAGCCCGAGGCCGCCATCCGGCGCGAGACCGAGGAGGAGCTCGGGCACCGCGTCGGCCCCGTCGAGCACGTGTTCGACGTGTACATGAGCCCCGGCTCCGTCACCGAGCGGCTCCACTGCTTCGCGGCGCCGTACGACCGCGGATCCGTCATCGCCGGCTCGCGGCACGGCGTCGCGGCGGAGGGCGAGGACACCGAGGTGGTCGAGCTCGACATCGACGACGCGCTCGCGCGCATCGGGGCCGACATCGTCGACGCCAAGACGATCATGCTGCTGCAGTGGGCTGCGCTCCGCGGTCCCTTCTCGGACCGTGCGCGCGCCGAGGCGGCCGAGTGACGACGGGGCCCGCAGCCGGTCGCGACCGTAGGCTTCCGACGACGAAGGAGTCCCGATGATCGACCTCACCATCACCGACGACATCGCCGAGGTCGTGCTGGACGCGCCCGATCGGCGCAACGCGCTCGACGCATCCGCGCTGCAGGAGCTGTCGGACGCCTACGCGGCCGCCGAGCGCGCCGGCGTGCGCGCGCTCCTGCTGCGCGGCGAGGGCAGGGCCTTCTGCGCGGGGCGCGACATCTCGCAGGTCGACCCCCGCACCGACGACGCGATCGGCTTCCTGCGTGGCTCCCTGCAGCCCCTCCTGCAGCGGATGGCGGCCTTCCCCGCCCCGACGTTCGCGGTCGCGCACGGCGCGTGCCTCGGCATCGGGCTCGGGCTGCTCATCGCCACCGACGTCGTCTACGTCGCCGAGTCGGCGAAGGTCGGCAGCCCGTTCGCGGCGCTCGGCGCGACGCTCGACTCGGGCGGCCACGCCCTCTTCTACGAGCGGCTCGGCGCCCACCGCACGCTCGACCTCATCTACTCGGGCCGGCTCATGACCGGCGCCGAGGCGGTCGCGCTCGGACTCTTCTCGCAGTCGTTCCCCGACGACGAGGTGCTGGCGGCGACGCGCGCCGCGGCCGCGCACGCGGGGGCCGGCCCGACGCTCGCCTACCTCGCCTCGAAGGAGATCATCCGCGGGCTCCGCGACGAGCGGATGGGCCTGTGGCAGGCCGTCGACGCCGAGAACATCGCGCAGGCGGCGCTCGCCCAGACGCCCGACTTCCGCGAGGGCTTCGCCGCCTTCCAGCAGAAGCGCACCCCCGCCTTCACCGGCCGGACCGAGGTCGGCGACCGGGAGTAGCGTTCGCGGCATGGACCACCTCGCCGTGCTCGTCGACCTGCAGGCGCGCTTCCTCGAGACCACGCGCCGCGCCGATCCGGCCGCGCGCATCCCGTGGCTCGGGCGGTGGACGGTGCAGTCGCTCGTCGTGCACCTCGCGCGCATCCACCACTGGGCGGCAGGGCAGGCGCGCCGGCAGCAGGAGTCGCCGCTCGGCCGTGGACCCTTCGACCTGCCCGCGCTCTACGAGGCGTGCGCGCGCGAGCTGCGAGAGACGCTCGCCGAGCTCGACCCCGCCGCCCCCGCGTGGGCGCTCATCGACGACGGCGTGCCGCGCGCGCAGCAGACCGGCACCGTCGCGTTCTGGCACCGGCGGCAGGTGCACGAGACGCTCGTGCACCTGTGGGACCTGCGCACGGCCATCGGCGAGGACCTCGACGTCGACGACCGCGTCTGGCTCGACTGCCTCGACGAGGTGGTGACGGTCATGCACCCGCGGCAGGTGCGGCTCGGCCGCATCGCCCCGCCGCGCGTGCGCGTCGTGTTCGCGCCCGTCGACGCGGATGCGCGGCTCGAGCTCGCCGGTGCGCCCGCCGACGCGCCG contains:
- the paaA gene encoding 1,2-phenylacetyl-CoA epoxidase subunit PaaA, which produces MTLTAPDASATGDLDEAELQARFDALIEADQRIEPRDWMPDAYRKTLIRQISQHAHSEIIGMQPEGNWISRAPSLKRKAILMAKVQDEAGHGLYLYSAAQTLGISRDEMTEQLIESRARYSSIFNYPTPTWADMGAIGWLVDGAAICNQVPLCRASYGPYGRAMVRICKEESFHQRQGFEILLELSQGTEAQHRMAQEAVDRWYWPSLMMFGPPDDESPNSAQSMAWKIKRFSNDELRQRFVSMLVPQAEVLGLTLPDPNLRWNEERGEWDMSEIDWTEFNEVLAGRGPANAQRIQHRRDAHEDGAWVREAAAAYAEKQAARARQAA
- the paaB gene encoding 1,2-phenylacetyl-CoA epoxidase subunit PaaB; its protein translation is MSTPGDVAGEGWPLYEVFVRANRGLSHVHVGSLHAPDDDMALRNARDLYTRRNEGVSVWVVRSSAITTSDPDQKGAFFESPAGKNYRHAKYYEKSAEVPHL
- the paaC gene encoding 1,2-phenylacetyl-CoA epoxidase subunit PaaC → MTPQPPARDAASVAAAHQADADAVHGDVSVDELELQSELSGADASATATPDVAAYALRLGDDALILSQRLGWWISRAPELEEDMALGNIALDLLGHARSLLHYAGTASGKTEDDLAYWRDEHEFRCAWLFQQPNGDFAHTIARGLIAAIWMQELYTALSRSTDASLAAIAAKSVKEVAYHRDHAVQWTLRLAGGTEESRRRLLVALTDTWPYTDELFRDDDLHDRLGDIAPRPSSLRAGFDEIWTAVLAEAEISEADFTNSKIGQSSGGGRHGHHSTHLGPLLAEMQVLARRHPGASW
- the paaD gene encoding 1,2-phenylacetyl-CoA epoxidase subunit PaaD; amino-acid sequence: MDGLDSRASGGRLDQRAREAWRIAAAVTDPEVPVLTIEDLGVLRDVRMEGQTTVVTLTPTYSGCPAIDQMRDDVLLALTVEGFRDVRVDFTLSPAWTTDWMSDAGKAKLEAYGIAPPTHRAGERQGPIPLSLGVKCPRCGSLRTREVSRFGSTACKSHFECLACLEPFDHFKVH
- the paaE gene encoding 1,2-phenylacetyl-CoA epoxidase subunit PaaE, which encodes MAAINLGSSTSRKRARFHELEVAAVRPLTESAVEVTFAVPEALHDDFGYVAGQHLALRATIDGHEVRRSYSICRPPTPGSISVAIKRDLGGRFSTWANAELQPGARIDVMVPQGTFTSALDEVDGAHVVGIAAGSGITPMMALAHEVLSRSATSTFSLLFSNRSTLDVMFIEELADLKDRYPSRLALHHVLSREQRAAPLMSGRIDEERLERILTDLIRPDTVDEWFLCGPFELVQLCRDVLAAKGVDPSHVRFELFTTGKPDAAGGDRGRPVQVDAGEDTWTLDFTLDGQSTQVESPLSARESILNAALRVRPDVPFACAGGVCGTCRAKVVSGSVTMTENYALEPDEIARGYVLTCQSHPKSDTAKVVVDYDV
- a CDS encoding NUDIX domain-containing protein, whose translation is MAQEIDAPAGVPGVDIPDRRGRTGLDRAGRDLDRNPRVVVTDVRLLTSNWFVTRATTLELQHSDGSWSTQERETYDRGDGACILLYDEGARTVLLTRQFRYPAYVNEHPDGMLIEAAAGLLDADEPEAAIRRETEEELGHRVGPVEHVFDVYMSPGSVTERLHCFAAPYDRGSVIAGSRHGVAAEGEDTEVVELDIDDALARIGADIVDAKTIMLLQWAALRGPFSDRARAEAAE
- a CDS encoding enoyl-CoA hydratase/isomerase family protein; the protein is MIDLTITDDIAEVVLDAPDRRNALDASALQELSDAYAAAERAGVRALLLRGEGRAFCAGRDISQVDPRTDDAIGFLRGSLQPLLQRMAAFPAPTFAVAHGACLGIGLGLLIATDVVYVAESAKVGSPFAALGATLDSGGHALFYERLGAHRTLDLIYSGRLMTGAEAVALGLFSQSFPDDEVLAATRAAAAHAGAGPTLAYLASKEIIRGLRDERMGLWQAVDAENIAQAALAQTPDFREGFAAFQQKRTPAFTGRTEVGDRE
- a CDS encoding maleylpyruvate isomerase family mycothiol-dependent enzyme: MDHLAVLVDLQARFLETTRRADPAARIPWLGRWTVQSLVVHLARIHHWAAGQARRQQESPLGRGPFDLPALYEACARELRETLAELDPAAPAWALIDDGVPRAQQTGTVAFWHRRQVHETLVHLWDLRTAIGEDLDVDDRVWLDCLDEVVTVMHPRQVRLGRIAPPRVRVVFAPVDADARLELAGAPADAPTAVVRGSARSLALLAWGRGVPDDDRLAADGVEVEGERALAEAAVRAGLTP